The following are encoded in a window of Impatiens glandulifera chromosome 5, dImpGla2.1, whole genome shotgun sequence genomic DNA:
- the LOC124940331 gene encoding alkaline ceramidase-like produces MVDGMSTRFWGPVTSIIESCEKNYVYSPYIAEFFNTVSNIPCILLALIGLVNGLRQNFEKRFCVLEISTMIVAFGNILFHATLQRMQQQSDEIPMVWQLLLYIYILFSPDWHYRYTMPTFLFIYGCVFGMIHAWFHLGIGFKLHYIVLFLVCIPRMYKYYIYTEDGSAKGVAKLYAATLIIGSLCWVFDRVLCKEISGNWLSFNPQGHACWHFFIGFNSYFANTFLMFCRAQQRGWSPKIAHFFGILPYVKIKKKKKKPKTR; encoded by the exons ATGGTTGATGGGATGTCGACGAGGTTCTGGGGTCCTGTAACTTCGATAATTGAATCTTGTGAGAAAAATTATGTTTACTCACCATATATAGCTGAATTTTTCAACACAGTTTCAAATATTCCATGCATTCTGTTGGCATTGATTGGGCTAGTGAATGGTTTAAGACAAAATTTTGAGAAGAGGTTTTGTGTGCTTGAGATTTCAACTATGATAGTTGCATTTGGGAACATTTTGTTCCATGCTACACTGCAGCGTAT GCAGCAACAAAGTGATGAAATTCCTATGGTTTGGCAGCTGCTACTTTACATATACATCCTGTTCTCCCCAGATTGGCACTATCGATATACAATGCCCACATTCCTGTTTATATATGGTTGTGTTTTTGGTATGATACATGCATGGTTCCATCTTGGAATTGGATTCAAGCTGCATTATATAGTCCTTTTCCTTGTATGCATTCCGCGTATGTACAAGTACTACATTTACACGGAAGATGGATCTGCTAAGGGTGTTGCTAAACTCTATGCAGCCACATTAATTATTGGTAGCTTGTGTTGGGTTTTTGACCGTGTCCTCTGCAAAGAGATATCTGGTAATTGGTTGTCTTTCAATCCACAAGGCCATGCCTGTTGGCATTTTTTTATAGGATTCAACTCATACTTTGCAAACACATTTTTGATGTTCTGTCGTGCTCAACAACGAGGTTGGTCGCCAAAGATTGCCCACTTTTTTGGAATCCTTCCATATGTGaaaatcaagaagaagaagaagaaaccaaaGACTCGTTAA